A part of Arthrobacter dokdonellae genomic DNA contains:
- a CDS encoding MDR family NADP-dependent oxidoreductase, producing MDSCEVQLADIPEGTAEARHFRLAPADVPSPGPGQVLVRLRRLGLNAGLANRIGGPDTPYGPGIRPGDVPASDAVVEVLDSRSDAFATGELALRKSPWRSIDAADAGELRRIPAELADLPLEAHLSVLGHVGFTAYTGMVRFGAVRAEDTVFVSAAAGGVGSCAVQFAKALGATVIGSAGSVEKLGLLRSLGVDAVFNHHDGAALALLRAAAPEGIDLFYDNVGGAQLEAALEALRFGGRVVICGAASQYGKGSGRRGPANYTRLIYQQLTMRGFDVTSNEDLRPEFESAAARWLRAGTVRSVHTVLDGFDRTPEAFAALLSGGGSGRMIVNCDA from the coding sequence ATGGATTCCTGCGAAGTGCAGCTGGCTGACATTCCGGAGGGCACGGCCGAGGCCCGCCATTTCAGGCTCGCACCGGCGGATGTGCCGTCCCCTGGCCCGGGCCAGGTGCTGGTGCGCCTGCGGCGGCTGGGCCTGAACGCCGGGCTTGCCAACAGGATTGGCGGCCCGGACACCCCCTACGGGCCGGGGATCCGCCCGGGCGACGTGCCGGCCAGCGACGCCGTCGTGGAGGTCCTCGACTCCCGCAGCGATGCGTTCGCCACGGGTGAGCTCGCCCTCCGAAAATCACCGTGGCGCAGCATTGACGCCGCCGACGCCGGGGAGCTGCGCCGCATCCCCGCGGAGCTTGCGGACCTTCCCTTGGAGGCCCACCTGAGCGTGCTGGGGCATGTCGGTTTCACCGCCTACACCGGCATGGTGCGCTTTGGCGCGGTGCGCGCGGAGGACACCGTCTTCGTGTCCGCGGCCGCTGGCGGGGTGGGCAGCTGCGCGGTGCAGTTCGCCAAGGCCCTCGGCGCCACGGTGATCGGCAGCGCCGGTTCCGTGGAGAAGTTGGGGTTGCTGCGTAGTTTGGGTGTGGACGCCGTTTTCAACCACCACGACGGCGCGGCACTGGCCCTGCTGCGGGCGGCCGCACCGGAGGGGATCGACCTGTTCTACGACAACGTGGGCGGGGCACAGTTGGAGGCCGCGCTGGAGGCGCTGCGCTTTGGCGGGCGCGTGGTGATCTGCGGAGCCGCATCCCAGTACGGGAAGGGCTCCGGCCGGCGTGGACCGGCCAACTACACCCGTTTGATCTACCAGCAGCTGACCATGCGCGGCTTTGACGTGACATCGAATGAGGACCTGCGCCCGGAATTCGAGTCCGCCGCCGCCCGGTGGCTGCGGGCGGGGACAGTCCGCAGCGTCCACACCGTCCTGGACGGCTTTGACCGCACCCCGGAGGCCTTCGCCGCGCTGCTTTCCGGCGGCGGCTCCGGGCGCATGATCGTCAACTGCGACGCCTGA
- a CDS encoding CAP domain-containing protein, whose translation MRKFLGAFGALALTAALLSTGIAPSSAAPSGAAPAAVPAAPAPAAFPAAAPAAPTVTDPFLAQVLVVANKYRAANGAGPVAWNQAVATGSQQWAATVNARISAGTLDMNKIHRTDYGASILPKGADMSSEIIGINNTPQQIVDWWMGSPGHRAALLDKRATDIGMGQVKTTQAGWSGMTVVVANLAGYASTRATQPKPPPVPVVNDGDVAAVDTAGNFYVYGSARGGDLWQRTFVASGWTGVQQLEIVDFNSDGLQDILTVWKSGALTISYGQSNGTLTAALAIGSGWGPYDIVASKWRSTDRFPGIVAKQRATGDLFYYPTPNGAGFSPRIKIGNGWGSLTIIGTDFDGDGRADIAARNPAGQLLLYRGNGSGGFMSEARRVIGTGWGGMTHISGITNHLGANGQGILASGGGNLYHYSILKNGFGARAQIGTGGWGPLLLGS comes from the coding sequence ATGCGAAAATTCCTTGGGGCCTTCGGTGCCCTGGCACTCACGGCCGCCCTCCTGTCCACCGGCATCGCCCCGTCGTCGGCCGCACCCTCCGGCGCCGCCCCGGCAGCAGTTCCCGCGGCGCCAGCTCCGGCCGCGTTCCCGGCAGCAGCCCCGGCGGCCCCCACCGTCACCGATCCGTTCCTGGCCCAGGTCCTCGTTGTCGCCAACAAGTACCGTGCCGCCAACGGCGCCGGCCCGGTGGCGTGGAATCAGGCGGTTGCCACCGGTTCCCAGCAGTGGGCGGCCACGGTGAACGCGAGAATCAGCGCGGGCACGCTGGACATGAACAAGATCCACCGGACCGACTACGGCGCGTCGATCCTGCCCAAGGGCGCGGACATGTCCTCGGAAATCATCGGCATCAACAACACGCCGCAGCAGATCGTCGACTGGTGGATGGGATCCCCCGGCCACCGGGCCGCCCTGCTGGACAAGCGCGCCACGGACATCGGCATGGGCCAGGTGAAGACCACCCAGGCGGGCTGGAGCGGCATGACCGTGGTGGTGGCCAACCTGGCCGGCTATGCCTCGACGCGCGCCACCCAGCCCAAGCCCCCGCCCGTACCGGTGGTCAACGACGGCGACGTGGCGGCCGTTGACACCGCCGGGAACTTCTATGTTTACGGCTCGGCCCGCGGCGGGGATCTGTGGCAGCGCACCTTCGTTGCCTCCGGGTGGACCGGCGTGCAGCAGCTGGAGATCGTCGACTTCAACTCCGACGGACTCCAGGACATCCTGACCGTCTGGAAGTCCGGCGCACTCACCATCAGCTACGGCCAGTCCAACGGCACGCTCACGGCGGCACTGGCCATCGGCAGCGGCTGGGGTCCGTACGACATCGTCGCGAGCAAATGGCGCAGCACCGACAGGTTCCCCGGCATCGTGGCCAAGCAGCGCGCCACGGGCGACCTCTTCTACTACCCGACGCCGAACGGCGCAGGCTTCTCGCCCCGGATCAAGATCGGCAACGGCTGGGGCAGCCTGACGATCATCGGCACCGACTTTGACGGCGACGGCCGCGCGGACATCGCGGCCCGCAACCCCGCCGGCCAGCTCCTGCTCTACCGCGGCAACGGCAGCGGCGGCTTCATGTCCGAAGCGCGCAGGGTGATCGGCACGGGCTGGGGCGGCATGACGCACATTTCCGGCATCACCAACCACCTGGGCGCCAACGGGCAGGGCATCCTCGCCAGCGGCGGCGGCAACCTCTACCATTATTCGATTCTGAAGAACGGGTTCGGGGCGCGCGCGCAGATCGGCACCGGCGGCTGGGGACCGCTGCTGCTGGGCAGCTGA
- a CDS encoding MFS transporter, with protein MSQHSGPVTSVRQSGLRKVVAASMAGTVVEWYEFFLYATAVSLVFGHMFFPNAGSVLDGIMAGFLTYAVGFVARPIGGIVFGHFGDKFGRKKLLQLSIILVGISTFLMGCLPGFDQVGYWAPALLVALRFIQGFAVGGEWGGAVLLVAEHSPDTSRGFWASWPQSAVPMGNLLATGVLLFLSSALSEAAFLGWGWRVAFWLSAVIVLIGYYIRTKVSDAPIFLKAHAEIENNPAAGYGVFEVFRRYPRGVFTAMGLRFAENILYYLVVTFSITYLKVIVDVDTSRILLLLLLAHGLHFCVVPLVGRLSDRIGRKPTYMLGAAAGATWGFFAFPMMDTKNDFLILASVMIGLVFHALMYAGQPSIMAEMFPTRMRYSGVSLGYQVTSIVAGSIAPFIATGLVERYHSSVPVAIYLLGACVVTAVAVLFLKETKGVSLQDIDDADAAGTLALGRAAAGEAVTKAG; from the coding sequence ATGAGTCAACACAGCGGGCCGGTCACGTCGGTCAGGCAATCAGGGCTGCGCAAGGTGGTGGCCGCCTCCATGGCCGGCACCGTCGTGGAGTGGTATGAATTCTTCCTCTACGCCACGGCAGTCAGCCTGGTGTTTGGCCACATGTTCTTCCCCAACGCCGGCTCCGTGCTCGACGGGATCATGGCCGGGTTCCTGACCTACGCCGTCGGCTTCGTGGCCCGTCCCATCGGCGGCATCGTCTTTGGCCACTTTGGCGACAAGTTCGGGCGCAAGAAGCTGCTGCAGCTGAGCATCATCCTGGTCGGCATCTCCACTTTCCTGATGGGCTGCCTGCCCGGCTTTGACCAGGTCGGGTACTGGGCGCCGGCGCTGCTGGTGGCCCTGCGCTTCATCCAGGGCTTCGCCGTCGGCGGGGAATGGGGCGGGGCCGTCCTGCTGGTGGCCGAGCACAGCCCGGACACGTCGCGCGGCTTCTGGGCCTCCTGGCCGCAGTCGGCCGTGCCCATGGGCAACCTGCTCGCCACCGGCGTCCTCCTCTTCCTCTCCTCGGCGCTCAGCGAGGCCGCGTTCCTGGGCTGGGGCTGGCGTGTCGCGTTCTGGCTTTCCGCCGTCATCGTCCTGATCGGCTATTACATCCGCACCAAGGTCAGCGACGCCCCCATCTTCCTCAAGGCACACGCGGAGATCGAAAACAATCCCGCGGCCGGCTATGGCGTGTTCGAGGTCTTCCGCCGCTACCCGCGCGGGGTGTTCACGGCCATGGGGCTGCGGTTCGCGGAAAACATTCTCTACTATCTGGTTGTCACCTTCTCCATCACGTACCTGAAGGTCATCGTCGACGTCGACACTTCACGCATCCTGCTGCTGCTCCTGCTGGCCCACGGACTGCATTTCTGCGTGGTGCCCCTCGTGGGCAGGCTCTCCGACAGGATCGGCCGCAAGCCCACGTACATGCTCGGTGCCGCGGCCGGGGCAACGTGGGGCTTCTTCGCCTTTCCGATGATGGACACCAAGAACGATTTTCTGATCCTGGCATCCGTGATGATCGGGCTCGTTTTCCATGCGCTTATGTATGCCGGCCAGCCCTCCATCATGGCGGAGATGTTTCCCACCCGCATGCGCTACTCCGGCGTTTCACTGGGCTACCAGGTCACCTCGATTGTGGCCGGCTCCATCGCCCCGTTCATCGCCACCGGACTCGTGGAGCGCTACCACTCCTCGGTCCCGGTGGCCATCTACCTTCTCGGCGCCTGTGTTGTCACGGCCGTGGCTGTGCTATTCCTGAAGGAAACCAAGGGAGTCTCCCTGCAGGACATTGACGACGCCGACGCCGCCGGTACGCTGGCCTTGGGCCGTGCCGCCGCAGGCGAGGCCGTAACGAAGGCGGGTTAG
- a CDS encoding 3-hydroxybutyrate dehydrogenase, with protein sequence MEENSTVPPAGDGGARVTGVGRVTGAVGVPGKGAADGGLAGKRALVTGGAGGLGAAIARALAARGAHVIVADRDAAGAAAVAAEVGGESWEVDLLDTSALETLTLEVDILVNNAGIQTISPIEEFDPAAFRRILTIMLEAPFLLIRAALPHMYGQDYGRIINISSIHGLRASSFKSAYVAAKHGLEGLSKVTAKEGGPHGVTSNCVNPGYVRTPLVEGQVADQAKTHGIPEEQVLAEVMLAKNAIKRLIEPEEIAGLVAWLASDQAAMATGASYVMDGGWTA encoded by the coding sequence ATGGAAGAAAACTCAACAGTTCCTCCGGCCGGGGACGGCGGGGCGCGCGTGACCGGCGTCGGGCGTGTAACGGGCGCCGTGGGTGTGCCGGGCAAGGGGGCGGCCGACGGCGGACTGGCCGGCAAGCGCGCGCTGGTCACCGGCGGCGCCGGGGGGCTGGGTGCCGCCATCGCCCGGGCGCTGGCCGCCCGGGGGGCCCACGTGATCGTGGCCGACAGGGATGCGGCAGGTGCCGCGGCCGTGGCGGCGGAGGTGGGCGGCGAGTCCTGGGAGGTGGACCTGCTTGACACCAGCGCGTTGGAAACGCTCACGCTCGAGGTGGACATCCTGGTCAACAACGCCGGCATCCAGACCATCAGCCCCATCGAGGAGTTCGATCCGGCCGCGTTCCGCCGCATCCTGACCATCATGCTCGAGGCGCCGTTCCTGCTGATCCGGGCCGCGCTGCCGCACATGTACGGGCAGGACTACGGGCGGATCATCAACATTTCCTCCATCCACGGCCTGCGGGCATCTTCCTTCAAGTCCGCCTATGTGGCGGCCAAGCACGGGCTTGAGGGCCTGTCGAAGGTCACGGCCAAGGAGGGCGGTCCGCACGGCGTCACGAGCAACTGCGTCAACCCCGGCTACGTCCGCACGCCCCTGGTCGAGGGGCAGGTGGCGGATCAGGCGAAGACGCACGGCATCCCCGAGGAGCAGGTCCTTGCGGAAGTCATGCTCGCCAAGAACGCCATCAAGCGGCTGATCGAGCCGGAGGAGATTGCCGGGCTCGTCGCGTGGCTCGCGTCCGACCAGGCCGCCATGGCAACCGGTGCCTCCTACGTCATGGACGGCGGCTGGACGGCCTAA
- a CDS encoding LysR family transcriptional regulator encodes MDFKRFPSADDLLVLLTVARLGRFTAVANALETTHTTVSRRILALDKQLGGRTLERTPQGWELTDLGRAAVAAAEGIETNLSSLATGVEQRMDPVSGMVRVSASDGFGALVATPALVKLQRRHPMLRVELLSATRRLSRNRSGVDLEVVAGSVDAGRAEVIFLSDYTLRLYAGTGYAQEHGLPETGEGLKDHRFISYVESTLQVAELAQQHHRLTSEPAEFQATSVFAQIEAVRANAGIAMLPAFMADGQEGLVRVLPGEISQTVQFWAAARPESLRSPAVQAVVAAFLQEARRRRGQLVTD; translated from the coding sequence ATGGATTTCAAGAGGTTTCCCAGCGCGGACGACCTGCTGGTGCTGCTGACCGTGGCCCGGCTGGGACGGTTCACCGCGGTCGCGAACGCGCTGGAAACCACCCACACCACGGTCTCGCGGCGAATCCTGGCGCTGGACAAGCAGCTGGGCGGGCGGACGCTGGAGCGGACGCCGCAGGGGTGGGAGCTGACGGACCTGGGGCGCGCCGCCGTGGCGGCGGCCGAGGGCATCGAGACGAACCTGAGCTCTCTCGCGACGGGCGTGGAGCAGCGCATGGACCCTGTGTCCGGCATGGTGCGGGTCAGCGCGTCCGACGGCTTTGGCGCGCTGGTGGCCACACCGGCGCTGGTGAAGCTGCAGCGCAGGCACCCCATGCTCCGCGTGGAACTGCTCAGCGCGACGCGGCGGCTGAGCCGGAACCGGTCCGGGGTGGACCTGGAAGTGGTGGCCGGCAGCGTCGACGCCGGTCGCGCGGAGGTCATCTTCCTCTCCGACTACACGCTGCGGCTGTACGCGGGAACGGGCTACGCGCAGGAGCACGGGCTGCCGGAGACCGGGGAGGGGCTGAAGGACCACCGCTTTATCTCGTATGTGGAGTCCACGCTGCAGGTGGCCGAGCTGGCCCAGCAGCACCACCGGCTGACCAGCGAGCCGGCCGAGTTTCAGGCGACCAGCGTGTTTGCGCAGATCGAGGCCGTCCGGGCCAATGCCGGCATCGCGATGCTGCCGGCCTTCATGGCAGACGGGCAGGAGGGCCTGGTCCGCGTGCTGCCCGGGGAGATATCGCAAACGGTGCAGTTCTGGGCCGCGGCCAGGCCCGAGTCGCTGCGGTCCCCCGCCGTCCAGGCAGTCGTCGCGGCGTTCCTGCAGGAGGCCCGCCGCCGCCGCGGCCAGCTCGTCACCGACTGA